The DNA region CCCACCGGGAAGGTGTCCCCGACCACGGCCCACTGCCGGGGGGGCACGGGGGTCACAGCACCCCCCGGGGGTCCCCCGGCCGCGGGGGGAACCCCCCgaaccccctccccaccctcccgCTCACCTGCGGCTCCCCGAACAGCACCAGCACCTTGCCCAGGTCGTGCAGGAGCCCCACGAGGTGGAACCAGTCTGGGGGCGAGCGGGGCCGTGTCacccccggggccggggccccCAGCGGGGGACAGGGCGGGCTCCGGCCCTACCTTTGTCGGGGTGCGCCCGGCGGATCCCCTCGGCCGTCTGGAAGGCGTGGAAGGAGTTGGGGAAATCCACGTCGGGGTCCGACTCGTCCACGAGCTGGtccagcagctccagcgccTCCATCACGCTCATCCTCCGCAGCGAGCACGAGCCGTACTGGGCGCTCTGGGGACGCGCCACGCGTGGGGACAGCGCCGTGCCCGCCCCGCCACCctccccggggccgggggtTGGTGTCCCTCGGTGCCCCCAGAcgggctgggatggggcagcgCGGCTGGAATTGGGGTGTgggtggggagggctgggacaCCCCCCGCTGTGGCGACAGCAGGGGACACGGGGTGACACCGGGGTGACACCGGGGTGACCCGGGGCAGTTCCCACCTTCCTGCGGACGAACTCCACGGTCTGGTGGGTGTGCATGAGCAGGTAGGTGTTGTACACGCGGTCGATCAGCTTCCCCTCCTGCGGGGCAGCACCGGGGGCTGGGGCGGCTCCGGGGGATCCCCCGCGTCCCCCCACCCAGCCCGGGCTGCCGGAGCCCCTCGGGGCTGCTCCCGccaggctgtggggacagccGGACCCACGGGACCCCCGGCACCCGCCCGGTTTTGGGACCCCCACTCACGGCGTAGTTGCGGAGCTCGGTCTTGGCCTTGCCGGGTTTGGGCTCCTCGGAGGAGTCGGGGCCCTGCGGGGGAcgggggctcagggggacccGCGTGGGCACTgcgggacggggacagggacagggacacggcaCAGGGACGGGAGTGGCTCGGGGGTCCCaccctgcccccagcactgcgggacggggacagggggttggggacagggggacaccgGCCCCAAGGCCGGTCGTGTGGGATCACGCCGTCACAGGGGGTCACAGCGTCACCCACCAATGCACGGGGTCACACGGTGTCACACTCTGTCACACGGTGCCACACACTATCACACACTATCACACACTATCTGTCACACGGTGTCACACGGTGTCACACGGTGTCACAGATCACCACACACTGTCCCCCCCCGGGGTACAGACGGACCTGGGGGTGCCATCCCCGATCCCTGGGTGGGGACAGCAATCCGGGGGTTTCTACTAGGGACAGTATGAgggtccctgctctgccccacgGGCGCTGTGGGACGCCCCCCGGGCTGGCCCTGACCCCCCAACCCCACCCGGGGTGGGGAGCAGCTCCCCATGTCCTCGAGACCCCCACCTGCAGCGGGGTCCCCTAGGCTGGGACCCTTTGGGGTGGGGTGGCACCCCCCAGCAGGGACGACATCGCCAAGGGGTCTCCTCTGCCCCCCGGGTTTGGGGTGGCCCAGGTGTGCctgcccccccaggtgtgcctgcccccccaggtgtgcctgcccccccaggtgtgcctgcccccccaggtgtgcctgcCCCCCGAGGTGGAGCCCCCGGCCCCCTGGCCCCGCTCACCGCCTGCAGGCTGCTCAtggtgggtctgggggctcgCGGGCTGCGGGGCGGCCGCCGCACCCCCGCTTTTATGGCGGGGGGTGGCGCGGGGgggcccgcccggccccgcgggcacAATCGGTGACCAGTTAACCCGCCCCGGTTAATGTTTGACCCCGCGCCCGCCTGGGGGGCTGCGGCTCCCggagggggctgggggacccccggcccggccccgggctGGGGACCCCCGGGTGGGGCCGCGGAGTGACCCCGCAGGGACACGGGGAGCGGGACCGGCCCTGGGGACGTGGGGCacgggggggctgggggcagagtgggGGCACcgggctggcactgccccggGGGGGAGACCGGGACAGCGCGATGGCACGGGATGACAGGGCACGGAGCAGGCTGGCACGGGTGGGCACGGGCACGTGTGGGCCGGGACAGGGCA from Vidua chalybeata isolate OUT-0048 chromosome 5, bVidCha1 merged haplotype, whole genome shotgun sequence includes:
- the MIOX gene encoding inositol oxygenase, which translates into the protein MSSLQAGPDSSEEPKPGKAKTELRNYAEGKLIDRVYNTYLLMHTHQTVEFVRRKSAQYGSCSLRRMSVMEALELLDQLVDESDPDVDFPNSFHAFQTAEGIRRAHPDKDWFHLVGLLHDLGKVLVLFGEPQWAVVGDTFPVGCKVQKSVVYGDSTFQDNPDTKDPRYSTEYGMYQPGCGLDNVLMSWGHDEYMYQVMKFNNFALPKEAFYMVRFHSFYPWHAHGDYGHLCSEEDRRMLPWVRELNKFDLYTKQEELPDVQQLRAYYQGLIDKYCPGQLCW